In Cryptococcus depauperatus CBS 7841 chromosome 4, complete sequence, a single window of DNA contains:
- a CDS encoding NADPH-dependent diflavin oxidoreductase 1, with product MILTILYASETGNAQDTAERAARAFRLRGRAVSCLSMDQFPITELPHTHLLILIASTHGRGDPPASMLPLWKAMLRSSLPEDVLEDVHFALFGLGDSSYERFCYAGKMLLRRMEQLGASQLGEPAWGDERSPNGIEDAFLPWLESTLDLFLPYLPPTRPGPSEISAMDLPPPIYRLKPVKENLAEDINFGRLSISTTSNGHSTTAPVRIIDQGENRMLRQTRELSDWTWVTLKKHNRVTSQGWWQDVREIELELEDSVNYAPGSICSLQPQSRENDVNEFLKMMNFESQADEMMVIDCLLPEQPLPSHLSAIETSITLRSLLTNHLDIQHPPRKSFFEWLRKLSPDELEQERLDEFIADPDEIHTYATRPSRTIVETLADFRHSRIPLSHILEILPPLRKRQFSIASSAEEHPGKIQLLVALVEYKTNLKIPREGLCSSWMKELRIGTRIPIHIAPPTLFLPTNPKVPVVLVGPGTGVAPMRAFLETRVRQGAIHNTSLFFGCRSVLSDYYYREEFDNYREKGVKIHVAASRDQKEKIYVQHLIRQEKEYIKKWIVDKEGWLFISGSSNAMPREVREAVEWCISKAGAGDMTEEESKAYVEQMLEEKRGGEESW from the exons ATGATTCTTACTATATTATACGCTTCGGAAACAGGAAATGCTCAAGATACAGCTGAGCGTGCTGCTCGCGCTTTCAGATTACGCGGTAGAGCAGTAAGCTGCCTCTCAATGGACCAGTTTCCAATCACAGAATTACCCCATACACACCTTCTCATCTTGATAGCATCAACTCATGGGAGAGGGGATCCACCGGCGTCCATGCTGCCACTCTGGAAAGCAATGTTACGGAGCTCTCTACCTGAAGATGTACTAGAGGATGTCCATTTTGCGCTCTTTGGACTGGGCGACAGTAGTTATGAGAGATTTTGTTATGCTGGGAAAATGCTGCTGCGAAGAATGGAGCAGTTAGGAGCCAGTCAACTGGGAGAGCCAGCCTGGGGAGACGAGCGCTCACCGAATGG TATCGAGGATGCTTTCCTGCCCTGGCTAGAAAGTACTCTAGACTTGTTCTTACCCTATCTTCCTCCAACTCGTCCGGGTCCTTCAGAAATCTCAGCGATGGATCTTCCTCCGCCTATATATCGACTGAAGCCAGTTAAGGAGAACCTTGCAGAGGATATAAATTTCGGTCGGTTATCAATTTCCACTACCTCTAATGGACACAGCACAACCGCCCCTGTTCGAATAATAGACCAGGGCGAAAATCGAATGCTACGGCAGACAAGGGAGTTGAGTGATTGGACCTGGGTAACCTTGAAGAAGCACAATCGAGTGACAAGCCAAGGCTGGTGGCAAGACGTAAGAGAGATTGAGCTGGAATTGGAAGATTC GGTGAACTATGCTCCTGGATCAATATGTTCTCTTCAACCGCaatcaagagaaaatgATGTCAATGAATTTCTAAAGATGATGAATTTTGAGTCCCAGGCAGACGAAATGATGGTAATCGATTGTCTGCTTCCTG AACAACCTTTGCCTTCCCATCTGTCTGCAATAGAAACTTCTATAACGCTGCGATCTCTACTGACAAATCACCTGGACATCCAACATCCACCTAGGAAAAGTTTCTTCGAATGGCTGAGAAAATTGAGTCCTGACGAGCTAGAACAAGAGAGACTAGACGAGTTTATTGCAGATCCT GACGAGATACATACATATGCGACGCGACCCTCTCGAACAATAGTGGAGACCTTGGCAGACTTTAGACATTCGCGAATACCTCTATCCCATATTCTCGAGATCTTACCGCCCCTCAGAAAGCGACAATTCTCAATAGCCAGTTCAGCAGAG GAACATCCAGGTAAAATTCAGCTTCTAGTCGCTCTAGTAGAATACAAAACCAACCTTAAAATACCAAGGGAAGGTCTTTGCTCTTCCTGGATGAAAGAACTCAGAATTGGCACACGGATACCTATCCACATAGCCCCTCCTACTCTCTTTTTGCCCACCAATCCAAAAGTACCAGTGGTTCTTGTCGGTCCTGGAACAGGCGTAGCGCCAATGAGAGCGTTTTTAGAAACAAGAGTGAGACAAGGCGCCATTCACA AtacatctcttttctttggctGCCGATCAGTGCTATCAGATTACTATTACAGAGAGGAATTTGATAATTATCGGGAGAAGGGCGTCAAGATACATGTTGCTGCAAGCagagatcaaaaagaaaagatatacGTTCAGCATCTGATACgtcaagagaaagagtataTTAAAAAATGGATTGTCGACAAAGAAGGCTGGCTCTTCATCTCAGG ATCCTCAAATGCTATGCCCAGAGAAGTTCGGGAAGCTGTAGAATGGTGCATATCTAAAGCTGGAGCTGGCGATATGACTGAGGAGGAATCCAAGGCCTATGTAGAACAGATGCTGGAGGAGAAGCGTGGAGGAGAGGAAAGTTGGTAG
- a CDS encoding dihydroxy-acid dehydratase: protein MSRNGACEGCTCGRAEGLTVDETVPRTERSFTAPADATPYEGIEPAVPFRSKKWFNDPEDPGMSALYLERYLNGGLTLDELHPKNRPIIGIAQTGSDLAPCNRHHMELAKRVRDGIIAAGGTPFEFPCHPIQETGKRPTASLDRNLSYLSLVEVLFGYPMDGVVLLTGCDKTTPALLMAAATVNIPALVMNVGPMLNGYRGPKLVGSGVVVWDSRAELSAGKINEAQFVQQVSLSAPSVGHCNTVGTATTMNCMAEALGMALPGSATIPAPYRERTACAYVTGKRIVDMVREDIKPSDILTKAAFENAIAVNTALGGSTNAPIHLIAIAKHIGVDLSGDDWERVGYHLPLLVNVQPAGEWLCEEFHRSGGLPAVIAELLKHDQLPHPDCLTVTGKSLRANCEGDFSRDHRVIRPFNKPLKSKAGFLHLKGSLFDSAIMKTSVISEAFHQQYLSDEKDPMAFEGPVAVFDGPEDYHHRIEHSPHIEAGTILIMRGAGPQGYPGAAEVVNMIPPGRLINKGIELPCVGDGRQSGTSGSPSILNASPEAATGGMLAYLRDGDRIRIDLLKRRADVLISDEEVEKRKKEMSPYKIPASQTPWQEIFRQTASELSEGMVIKDAIKYQRLAQTAGIPRHSH from the exons ATGTCTAGAAACGGTGCTTGTGAAGGTTGCACTTGTGGTCGAGCCGAGGGATTGACGGTCGACGAGACTGTACCACGAACCGAAAGATCATTCACAGCTCCTGCCGATGCTACGCCTTACGAAGGTATCGAGCCAGCTGTACCATTCCGCTCCAAAAAATGGTTCAATGATCCCGAGGACCCAG GAATGTCTGCTTTGTATCTTGAGCGTTACTTGAATGGCGGACTTACGCTGGATGAATTGCATCCCAAGAACCGGCCCATCATCGGCATTGCGCAAACCGGGTCTGATCTGGCGCCATGCAATCGTCATCATATGGAATTGGCGAAGAGAGTGAGAGACGGTATCATCGCTGCTGGTGGCACGCCATTTGAGTTTCCGTGTCACCCCATTCAAGAAACAGGCAAGCGTCCAACAGCAAGTCTTGACCGAAATCTGTCGTATCTATCGTTAGTAGAAGTCTTGTTTGGGTATCCTATGGACGGCGTCGTTCTTCTCACCGGATGTGATAAAAC CACACCAGCCTTACTCATGGCTGCTGCTACTGTCAACATACCTGCGCTCGTCATG AATGTTGGGCCTATGTTGAACG GTTACCGAGGACCCAAACTTGTAGGATCTGGTGTGGTGGTGTGGGACAGCCGGGCAGAGCTTTCCGCTGGAAAAATCAATGAAGCTCAATTTGTGCAACAAGTATCTCTCTCAGCACCTAG CGTTGGCCACTGCAACACAGTT GGGACCGCCACGACCATGAATTGTATGGCAGAGGCTCTAGGCATGGCACTCCCAGGGAGTGCTACGATACCCGCCCCATATAGAGAGAGAACTGCATGTGCTTATGTAACTGGCAAACGCATCGTCGATATGGTGCGCGAAGACATCAAGCCTTCCGACATACTTACAAAAGCCGCTTTCGAAAATGCAATTGCAGTCAACACCGCTCTTGGTGGTTCAACAAACGCCCctatccatctcatcgCAATCGCAAAACATATCGGGGTTGATCTTTCAGGGGATGATTGGGAGAGAGTGGGATATCATCTACCTCTGCTCGTAAATGTGCAACCCGCCGGCGAGTGGTTATGCGAAGAGTTTCATCGTTCTGGTGGTCTACCAG CTGTAATTGCTGAATTGTTAAAACATGACCAATTACCTCACCCAGACTGTCTGACAGTAACTGGCAAGTCTCTTCGAGCTAATTGTGAAGGAGATTTCTCTCGAGACCACAGAGTAATTCGACCTTTTAACAAACCTCTCAAGTCCAAAGCAGGGTTCTTGCACTTGAAGGGCTCTCTTTTCGACAGTGCTATCATGAAAACCTCTGTAATATCTGAAGCCTTTCATCAACAGTATCTTTCTGATGAGAAAGATCCTATGGCATTTGAAGGACCCGTTGCCGTTTTTGATGGACCTGAAGATTATCACCACCGTATAGAACACTCCCCTCATATTGAGGCTGGCACAATCTTGATCATGCGCGGAGCTGGTCCGCAAGGATACCCAGGTGCGGCTGAGGTGGTGAATATGATTCCCCCAGGAAGACTGATAAACAAAGGGATTGAGTTGCCTTGTGTTGGAGATGGCCGCCAAAGCGGTACAAGCGGATCGCCCTCTATATTGAATGCCTCGCCAGAGGCAGCTACTGGCGGTATGTTGGCTTATCTGAGAGATGGAGACCGGATCAGAATAGATTTGTTAAAACGTAGAGCGGATGTCTTGATCTCAGACGAGGAAGTGGAGAAGcgaaagaaggaaatgagCCCCTACAAAATTCCTGCCAGCCAAACACCATGGCAAGAAATTTTCAGGCAGACAGCTAGTGAGCTGAGCGAAGGCATGGTCATCAAAGATGCCATCAAATACCAAAGATTGGCGCAGACAGCGGGCATTCCGAGGCATAGCCATTGA